From a region of the Triticum aestivum cultivar Chinese Spring chromosome 7D, IWGSC CS RefSeq v2.1, whole genome shotgun sequence genome:
- the LOC123165922 gene encoding uncharacterized protein produces MDVLSRRFALFGFIAGWSIATSGETGPTFQLALALVSCIYFLNDKMKKPWQGVCYRAWTLCEWLDSRFTGSPSDPGIYFAAYLVSGAPYFAGCLCIFILGLHPLVTFHPLMSKTNNFV; encoded by the exons ATGGATGTCTTGTCAAGAAGATTCGCTCTCTTCGGCTTTATTGCTGGGTGGAGCATCGCAACCTCTGGTGAGACCGGACCTACCTTCCAG CTTGCACTGGCACTCGTCTCATGCATATACTTTCTCAACGACAAGATGAAAAAACCTTGGCAGGGCGTCTGCTACAGG GCTTGGACTCTTTGCGAGTGGCTGGATAGTAGGTTCACTGGTAGTCCCAGTGATCCCGGCATTTATTTTGCCGCGTACTTGGTGTCTGGAGCTCCTTACTTCGCTGGTTGCTTATGTATTTTTATTCTTGGGTTGCATCCACTTGTGACGTTCCACCCGCTAATGTCAAAGACAAACAATTTTGTATAG